The following are encoded together in the Anoplopoma fimbria isolate UVic2021 breed Golden Eagle Sablefish chromosome 13, Afim_UVic_2022, whole genome shotgun sequence genome:
- the fam151b gene encoding protein FAM151B: protein MSLKRIILFNCRSTALILIGCFTVFVIWKLKERMSDQTLEYFLNRGRIKKRDAAEVRWSHAVNSRSRLTEALTGPSHMIEADVIIRGRDPKEPIMAHPPDTDSDITLKEWLQGVKDYDKGIKLDFKSLEAVSPSVILLEEVLAQQHRPVWINADILAGPEGQANPLDPQAFLSSVKTLPAYTVLSLGWTTGWTAGTDNAGYTWDMVCVMEEICRALNHPVTFPVRAVLLAQSFSQLSWLLQQSDR, encoded by the exons ATGAGCTTGAAGAGgattattttgtttaactgCCGCAGTACTGCTTTAATTTTAATCGGATGTTTTACAGTTTTCGTCATTTGGAAGTTAAAGG agagGATGTCTGACCAGACGCTGGAGTATTTCTTAAATCGGGGTCGAATAAAGAAGAGGGATGCTGCCGAGGTCAGATGGTCGCACGCTGTCAACAGCAGGAGCAGGCTGACAGAGGCTCTCACAG GTCCCAGTCATATGATTGAGGCGGATGTAATCATCAGAGGTCGTGACCCCAAAGAGCCAATCATGGCACATCCCCCTGACACAGACAGTGACATCACACTGAAAGAGTGGCTGCAAGGAGTGAAAGATTACGACAAGGGAATTAAACTAGATTTCAAGAG CCTGGAGGCGGTGTCTCCATCTGTCATTTTGCTGGAGGAGGTGCTGGCTCAGCAGCATCGTCCTGTGTGGATTAATGCGGATATCCTCGCTGGTCCTGAGGGACAGGCCAATCCTCTGGATCCACAGGCTTTCCTTTCTTCTGTGAAAACTCTTCCTGCTTACACTGTGCTTTCACTTGGGTGGACAACGGGATGGACTGCTGGGACAGATAATGCAG GTTACACCTGGGATatggtgtgtgtgatggaggagATATGTAGAGCTCTTAACCATCCAGTCACCTTCCCAGTGCGTGCAGTTCTCCTGGCCCAGTCGTTCTCTCAGCTCTCATGGCTGCTCCAACAGTCGGACAGGTGA